A genomic window from Motacilla alba alba isolate MOTALB_02 chromosome 2, Motacilla_alba_V1.0_pri, whole genome shotgun sequence includes:
- the YAE1 gene encoding protein YAE1 homolog yields MSWVQVAVRQSNEDIFDEDADEMYLLQKEWNSTMKKRLQEGYRDGIEAGKELALQTGFNQGYRHGAELMITCGQLKGTLNALLSWCHFNGHDSALSTINNLLDVVGKHEDYVLKYLNSAEEQAHLGHILNSVQDMDLNHTAGTEYREVKNGKHNNCGSSGENICRNNGEVGSLQSECSKANLCTDPEKSTLAWVKMQTLWLVEHLGLSLDVLHHVQQLEH; encoded by the exons ATGTCCTGGGTACAAGTAGCAGTCAGGCAATCCAATGAGGATATATTTGATGAAGATGCAGATGAGATGTATCTACTACAGAAGGAATGGAACAGCACTATGAAAAAGAGATTGCAG GAAGGCTACAGGGATGGAATTGAGGCCGGGAAAGAACTTGCACTCCAGACAGGCTTTAATCAAGGCTACAGACACGGTGCCGAGCTGATGATTACATGTGGCCAGTTGAAAGGAACCCTGAA TGCTCTCTTATCCTGGTGTCATTTTAATGGACATGACTCTGCTCTAAGTACAATAAATAATCTTCTTGATGTGGTTGGAAAGCATGAAGATTATGTGCTTAAGTATCTGAATTCTGCTGAAGAACAGGCACATCTTGGACACATTTTAAACTCAGTTCAGGACATGGACCTTAatcacacagctgggacagagtACAGGGAagttaaaaatggaaaacataacAACTGTGGCAGCTCCGGTGAAAACATTTGTAGGAATAATGGTGAGGTTGGTTCCTTGCAGTCTGAGTGCAGCAAGGCAAACCTCTGCACAGATCCTGAAAAGTCAACCCTTGCTTGGGTTAAAATGCAGACTCTTTGGTTAGTAGAGCATCTGGGCTTATCACTGGATGTACTCCATCATGTCCAGCAATTGGAACATTAG